The Porites lutea chromosome 11, jaPorLute2.1, whole genome shotgun sequence genome includes a region encoding these proteins:
- the LOC140952994 gene encoding uncharacterized protein — MDMKPHQCKYCDKCFDRQSNCKQHELIHEGVKPYQCKYCGNCFSRSSSCKQHELAHEGLKPYKCTDCDKCFSSSRDFERHGRTHTGVKPYKCKYCDKSFNDSTHFKEHEMTHTGIKPHQCKYCEKCFTRRSNCKQHEHTHTGVKPYQCKFCDECFTALQYCKQHELTHTGVKPYQCKYCDKCFNWSTSCKRHELQHTGVKPYLCKYCNKCFSDSSHCKRHEFQHTGVKPYQCKYCNKCFTTFSDCKRHELIHTRVKTHQCKYCNKCFSDLSHCKQHERTHRTEIFAVPVQVL, encoded by the coding sequence ATGGACATGAAACCTCATCAGTGCAAATATTGTGACAAATGTTTTGATCGGCAATCAAATTGCAAGCAACATGAACTTATACACGAAGGAGTGAAACCTTACCAGTGCAAGTATTGTGGCAACTGCTTTAGCAGGTCATCAAGTTGCAAGCAACATGAACTTGCACATGAAGGACTGAAACCTTATAAGTGCACAGATTGTGATAAATGCTTCTCAAGCTCAAGAGATTTTGAGCGGCATGGACGTACACACACAGGAGTGAAACCTTATAAGTGCAAGTATTGTGATAAGTCCTTTAATGATTCAACACATTTCAAAGAGCATGAAATGACTCACACTGGAATAAAACCTCACCAGTGTAAGTATTGTGAAAAGTGTTTTACCCGTCGATCAAATTGTAAACAACATGAACATACTCACACCGGGGTGAAACCTTATCAGTGCAAGTTTTGTGATGAGTGCTTTACTGCATTACAATATTGTAAGCAGCATGAGCTTACACACACTGGAGTGAAACCTTATCAGTGCAAGTATTGTGACAAGTGCTTTAACTGGTCTACAAGCTGTAAGCGACATGAACTTCAACACACAGGGGTTAAACCTTATCTGTGCAAGTATTGTAATAAGTGCTTTAGTGATTCATCACATTGTAAGCGGCATGAATTTCAACACACAGGGGTTAAACCTTATCAGTGCAAGTATTGTAATAAGTGCTTTACAACATTCTCAGATTGTAAGCGGCATGAGCTTATACACACCAGGGTTAAAACTCATCAGTGCAAGTATTGTAATAAGTGCTTTAGTGATTTGTCACACTGTAAACAGCATGAACGTACACATAGGACTGAAATCTTTGCAGTG